A genome region from Anaerolineae bacterium includes the following:
- a CDS encoding tetratricopeptide repeat protein, translated as MAIVSLSDNQRRTQFFQETTLLNLEYWQAWLAQVNSANITVVNLERNSIVRAILFGLDLGQVAWSTTYSLVTTFSTYMERGGHWEVWHGVLRRAIRLAESTRDKAGMVGLSALLARLLFQQNHFQEACRYYRQTIHLARQTGDRFSEARACSNLGYHYVETGQWYRAEVLCCHALDLFAQIDSQHGLAHTHNHLGCLYLRQEQWSQAEQHLQQACAIWQQLDDRHGLMRGYINLGALYLDTDCPGKVLLNSRKALEFAQLTGDKLAVGTIYINIGQAYRLKQEYAKAETHLRRAETIFQDHANARGLALMQDNLGLVYLEQQCWPEAEFYLKSALAAWRTLDSKYNEIQAITYLAEYELARGHSRQSSLYLAEAEQLLNRYDRPKRFYSHWNRVDKCRRSLHEAMSGQTTATRIQLHKRG; from the coding sequence GTGGCAATCGTTAGCCTGAGTGATAACCAACGCCGCACGCAATTTTTTCAAGAAACCACCTTGCTTAATTTGGAATATTGGCAGGCGTGGTTAGCGCAGGTCAACAGCGCAAATATAACCGTTGTCAATCTTGAGCGAAACAGCATTGTCCGGGCCATCCTATTTGGCCTTGACCTGGGCCAGGTCGCCTGGTCAACCACCTATTCTCTGGTGACAACTTTTTCAACCTACATGGAGCGGGGCGGCCATTGGGAGGTGTGGCACGGCGTGTTGCGTCGGGCGATCAGGCTGGCCGAATCTACCAGAGATAAAGCAGGGATGGTTGGCCTGTCGGCGTTGTTGGCCCGGTTGCTATTTCAACAAAACCACTTTCAAGAAGCCTGTCGTTACTACCGGCAAACCATTCACCTGGCCCGGCAAACGGGTGACCGGTTTAGTGAAGCCCGGGCCTGTTCTAATTTGGGCTATCATTATGTGGAAACCGGGCAGTGGTACCGGGCAGAAGTGTTGTGCTGCCACGCCCTTGACCTTTTTGCCCAAATTGACAGCCAGCATGGCCTGGCGCACACTCATAATCACCTGGGCTGTTTGTACCTGCGGCAAGAGCAGTGGTCCCAGGCCGAACAACATTTGCAGCAAGCGTGCGCTATCTGGCAGCAGCTGGACGACCGGCACGGCTTGATGCGCGGTTACATCAACCTGGGCGCGCTCTATTTAGATACTGATTGTCCAGGCAAGGTTTTGCTTAACTCACGCAAGGCCCTTGAGTTTGCTCAACTTACCGGCGACAAACTGGCCGTCGGCACAATTTATATAAACATCGGCCAGGCCTATCGCCTCAAGCAAGAGTACGCCAAAGCCGAAACCCATCTCCGCCGGGCAGAAACCATTTTTCAAGATCACGCCAATGCCCGCGGCCTGGCTTTGATGCAAGATAATTTGGGCCTGGTTTATCTTGAACAACAATGCTGGCCCGAGGCGGAATTTTATCTAAAATCCGCCCTGGCCGCCTGGCGCACCCTTGACAGCAAATACAACGAAATTCAGGCCATCACCTACCTGGCTGAGTATGAATTGGCTCGCGGCCATTCCCGGCAGAGTAGCCTCTACCTGGCTGAAGCGGAACAACTGTTAAACCGTTACGACCGGCCCAAACGTTTTTATTCACACTGGAACCGGGTTGATAAGTGCCGCCGCAGTTTGCATGAGGCAATGTCTGGCCAAACCACGGCGACACGCATCCAATTACATAAACGGGGCTAA